A region from the Vicia villosa cultivar HV-30 ecotype Madison, WI linkage group LG3, Vvil1.0, whole genome shotgun sequence genome encodes:
- the LOC131660266 gene encoding probable diphthine methyl ester synthase, protein MLYIIGLGLGDEKDITLKGLEAIQKCDKVYMEAYTSLLSFGLSSNGLSNLEKLYGKPIILADREMVEEKANDFLSQAQLSHVAFLVVGDPFGATTHTDLVVRAKEMGVEVKIVHNASVMNAIGVCGLQLYRYGETVSIPFFTETWRPDSFYEKIQQNRNLGLHTLCLLDIRVKEPTLESLCRGKKAYEPPRYMTINTAIEQLLEIAQAREDSTYTEDTECVGLARIGSEDQMVVAGTMKQLQLIDFGAPLHCLVITGKTHPLEEEMLDFYRCRS, encoded by the exons ATGCTATACATAATCGGATTAGGGTTAGGCGACGAAAAAGACATCACACTGAAAGGcttagaagcaattcaaaaatgcGACAAGGTTTACATGGAAGCATACACTTCTCTTCTCTCCTTCGGTCTCTCCTCAAACGGTCTCTCCAATCTCGAAAAGCTTTACGGTAAACCCATTATTCTTGCTGACAGAGAAATGGTTGAAGAAAAAGCTAATGATTTTCTCTCCCAAGCTCAGCTTTCTCATGTTGCTTTTCTCGTTGTTGGCGATCCTTTCGG GGCTACAACTCATACTGATCTTGTTGTTCGAGCGAAGGAGATGGGGGTTGAGGTTAAAATTGTGCATAATGCGTCTGTTATGAATGCTATTGGGGTTTGTGGTTTGCAGCTATATCGTTATGGTGAAACTGTTTCTATACCGTTTTTTACGGAGACATGGAGACCTGATAGCTTCTATGAAAAGATTCAACAAAATCGGAATTTGGGACTTCATACACTTTGCTTGCTAG ATATTCGCGTGAAGGAGCCTACATTGGAATCTTTGTGCAG AGGGAAAAAAGCCTATGAACCACCCAGATATATGACAATCAACACAGCCATTGAACAGTTATTGGAGATTGCACAAGCACGTGAAGATTCCA CCTACACAGAAGATACTGAGTGTGTTGGGCTTGCTCGGATTGGAAGTGAAGATCAGATGGTAGTAGCTGGTACAATGAAGCAGTTACAGTTGATTGATTTTGGAGCGCCTTTGCattgccttgtcataacaggcaAGACCCATCCGTTAGAGGAAGAAATGCTGGATTTCTACCGATGCAGGTCGTAG
- the LOC131654887 gene encoding endoglucanase 10-like: protein MGEKRSKGGCCGWFIALVILALVVGAVVYTVKKKIDNADSDKPAPVPGPPGAIEQRYASALKIAMQFFDIQKSGKLENNKISWRGDSALKDGKQAKIDLSKGMFDAGDNMKFGFPMAFTASVLSWAILEYGDQMDAVGHSC from the exons ATGGGTGAAAAGAGGTCGAAAGGAGGATGTTGTGGTTGGTTTATTGCGCTTGTGATTCTGGCTCTTGTGGTTGGTGCTGTTGTTTATACTGTTAAGAAGAAGATTGATAATGCGGATTCTGATAAACCGGCTCCGGTTCCGGGTCCTCCTGGTGCCATTGAACAGAGATATGCTTCTGCTCTCAAAATTGCAATGCAGTTCTTCGATATACAGAAAT CTGGGAAGTTAGAGAACAACAAAATAAGTTGGAGAGGGGATTCGGCTCTTAAGGATGGAAAGCAAGCAAAAATAGATCTTTCAAAAGGAATGTTTGATGCCGGAGATAATATGAAGTTTGGTTTTCCAATGGCTTTTACTGCCTCGGTGCTATCATGGGCGATTCTGGAATATGGAGATCAAATGGATGCTGTTGGCCATAGTTGCTAA
- the LOC131660267 gene encoding putative HVA22-like protein g isoform X1: MIGSFITRILVMIFGYAYPAYECYKAVEMNRPEIEQLRFWCQYWILVALLTVCERIGDTFISWVPMYSEAKLAFFIYLWYPKTKGTTYVYDSFFRPYVAKHETDIDRNLMELRTRAGDIAVTYWQKAASYGQTRVFDILQYVAAQSAPPSAPPAQRRPGVRGRQPAASNAPATAPPAEGPTPATSSSSSSQHQKEVAEELSSSQVPKAPSSLNGLNIQKNNSASESGNQSAPVEAEPMQIETALPSSSSLNENPPSKETVMEESIRVTRGRLRKNRSLGTQ; the protein is encoded by the exons ATGATAGGATCCTTTATTACCAGGATACTTGT AATGATTTTTGGCTATGCCTACCCAGCTTATGAATGCTATAAAGCAGTTGAAATGAATAGGCCTGAAATTGAACAGCTACGCTTTTGGTGCCAGTATTG GATTTTGGTTGCTCTTTTGACAGTGTGTGAGCGGATTGGCGATACGTTTATATCATG GGTTCCGATGTATAGTGAAGCTAAGTTGGCATTTTTTATATATCTTTGGTACCCGAAAACTAAG GGAACAACATATGTGTATGATTCTTTCTTTAGACCATATGTTGCGAAACATGAGACAGATATCGATCGCAACTTGATGGAACTAAGAACACGGGCAGGAGATATTGCAGTTACGTATTGGCAAAAGGCTGCTAGTTATGGCCAGACTAGAGTTTTTGACATTTTGCAGTATGTTGCTGCTCAATCAGCTCCACCATCGGCTCCCCCTGCACAG CGTCGACCGGGTGTGAGGGGCCGCCAACCAGCAGCCAGCAATGCTCCTGCAACAGCACCACCAGCTGAGGGTCCAACTCCTGCTACTTCTAGCTCATCTTCAAGTCAGCACCAGAAGGAAGTAGCAGAGGAGTTAAGTTCTTCACAAGTACCTAAAGCACCCTCCTCTTTAAATGGTCTAAATATTCAGAAGAATAATTCTGCATCCGAATCTGGCAACCAATCTGCACCTGTAGAGGCAGAGCCAATGCAGATTGAAACAGCACTGCCTTCATCCTCTTCTCTAAATGAAAACCCTCCTTCGAAGGAAACAGTAATGGAGGAGAGCATTAGGGTCACACGAGGCAGACTAAGAAAAAATAGATCATTAGGAACTCAGTAG
- the LOC131660267 gene encoding putative HVA22-like protein g isoform X2, whose amino-acid sequence MIFGYAYPAYECYKAVEMNRPEIEQLRFWCQYWILVALLTVCERIGDTFISWVPMYSEAKLAFFIYLWYPKTKGTTYVYDSFFRPYVAKHETDIDRNLMELRTRAGDIAVTYWQKAASYGQTRVFDILQYVAAQSAPPSAPPAQRRPGVRGRQPAASNAPATAPPAEGPTPATSSSSSSQHQKEVAEELSSSQVPKAPSSLNGLNIQKNNSASESGNQSAPVEAEPMQIETALPSSSSLNENPPSKETVMEESIRVTRGRLRKNRSLGTQ is encoded by the exons ATGATTTTTGGCTATGCCTACCCAGCTTATGAATGCTATAAAGCAGTTGAAATGAATAGGCCTGAAATTGAACAGCTACGCTTTTGGTGCCAGTATTG GATTTTGGTTGCTCTTTTGACAGTGTGTGAGCGGATTGGCGATACGTTTATATCATG GGTTCCGATGTATAGTGAAGCTAAGTTGGCATTTTTTATATATCTTTGGTACCCGAAAACTAAG GGAACAACATATGTGTATGATTCTTTCTTTAGACCATATGTTGCGAAACATGAGACAGATATCGATCGCAACTTGATGGAACTAAGAACACGGGCAGGAGATATTGCAGTTACGTATTGGCAAAAGGCTGCTAGTTATGGCCAGACTAGAGTTTTTGACATTTTGCAGTATGTTGCTGCTCAATCAGCTCCACCATCGGCTCCCCCTGCACAG CGTCGACCGGGTGTGAGGGGCCGCCAACCAGCAGCCAGCAATGCTCCTGCAACAGCACCACCAGCTGAGGGTCCAACTCCTGCTACTTCTAGCTCATCTTCAAGTCAGCACCAGAAGGAAGTAGCAGAGGAGTTAAGTTCTTCACAAGTACCTAAAGCACCCTCCTCTTTAAATGGTCTAAATATTCAGAAGAATAATTCTGCATCCGAATCTGGCAACCAATCTGCACCTGTAGAGGCAGAGCCAATGCAGATTGAAACAGCACTGCCTTCATCCTCTTCTCTAAATGAAAACCCTCCTTCGAAGGAAACAGTAATGGAGGAGAGCATTAGGGTCACACGAGGCAGACTAAGAAAAAATAGATCATTAGGAACTCAGTAG